One Ricinus communis isolate WT05 ecotype wild-type chromosome 7, ASM1957865v1, whole genome shotgun sequence genomic region harbors:
- the LOC8285137 gene encoding S-adenosyl-L-methionine:benzoic acid/salicylic acid carboxyl methyltransferase 3: MEVVRELHMNAGTGENSYVQNSLLQQKVIFTAKPIIEKAVTNLCCSSFPESIAIADFGCSSGPNTLFAVSEIIKAVETNYRKLGHQSPEYHVFLNDLPSNDFNTIFKSLPSFQEKLKEQSIWPCFFYGVPGSFHGRLLPHNSVQFAYSFNSLHWLSQVPGDLESNDGKIYMSSTSPSNVLKAYYAQFQRDFATFLKCRSQELMSEGRMVWKIMGRRSKDPSSKDGCYLWELLAMALSQLVLEGVVDKEKLDSFNVPFFTPSMSEVISEIEKDGSFLIDELEISEQHWNPYHDEPNISEAFKDPGYNVAKYVRSVIEPLFISHFGFDKAIMDEVFDRYKAILNDYMTKEKTEFVYLMVSVIKKE, from the exons atggAAGTAGTTCGAGAGCTTCACATGAATGCTGGAACTGGAGAGAATAGCTATGTTCAAAACTCTTTGCTTCAG cAAAAGGTAATATTCACGGCAAAGCCAATAATAGAGAAAGCCGTGACCAATCTCTGTTGCAGCAGCTTCCCAGAGAGTATAGCCATTGCAGATTTTGGTTGTTCTTCTGGGCCAAACACTCTATTTGCTGTGTCTGAAATCATCAAAGCAGTAGAGACGAACTATAGAAAGCTGGGTCATCAATCCCCAGAATATCATGTGTTCTTGAATGATCTCCCAAGCAATGACTTCAACACTATCTTTAAGTCTTTGCCAAGTTTCCAAGAAAAGTTGAAAGAACAAAGCATTTGgccttgtttcttttatggagTTCCTGGTTCTTTCCATGGTAGGCTCTTACCTCACAACAGCGTACAATTCGCCTATTCTTTTAATAGTCTCCACTGGCTTTCTCAG GTTCCAGGAGACTTGGAAAGTAACGATGGAAAGATTTATATGTCTAGCACAAGTCCATCAAATGTGTTAAAAGCGTATTATGCTCAATTTCAAAGAGACTTTGCCACATTTTTGAAGTGTCGTTCTCAGGAATTGATGTCAGAAGGGCGTATGGTATGGAAAATTATGGGAAGAAGAAGTAAAGACCCATCTAGCAAGGATGGTTGTTATTTATGGGAGCTATTGGCAATGGCTCTTAGTCAATTAGTTTTAGAG GGAGtggtagataaagaaaaattggaCTCCTTCAACGTTCCTTTCTTTACACCATCCATGTCTGAAGTCATATCCGAAATTGAAAAGGATGGATCTTTCCTTATTGATGAGTTAGAGATTTCTGAACAACATTGGAACCCTTATCACGATGAACCTAACATTTCTGAAGCTTTTAAAGATCCTGGATATAATGTTGCAAAGTATGTAAGATCTGTCATAGAGCCTCTTTTTATTAGCCACTTTGGTTTCGACAAAGCTATTATGGATGAGGTTTTTGATAGGTACAAGGCAATCCTGAACGATTACATGACAAAGGAGAAAACtgaatttgtttatttaatggTGTCTGTGATTAAAAAAGAGTGA
- the LOC107262058 gene encoding uncharacterized protein LOC107262058: MPSRKTRSGDLSTQNLYNLRLVVNKAEEDQEVESEFVILKEEEELEDKLEEGFEEEVQIMANEQRQVATERQIAMKDYARLIIGNTVSYIVLVNINLPLLDIIRSMHVYAKFFKVLKSNKRRYEINEKVIVSQTVCVVLQQQLDPKMKVPKSFIVDITMRDKKFVKAMLDLRASINLMSYSIYVQLGLGELKPTTMSLQLADRSIKYARDVVEDFVDSVDSPIENQIEIINEPPKFELKELSNKLKYVFLGEENTYTVIVASDLCPSKEKATSKELRRLKKAIG, encoded by the exons atgcCTAGTAGAAAAACAAGATCAGGTGATTTATCAACTCAAAATCTCTACAACTTGAGATTAGTTGTTAACAAGGCAGAAGAAGATCAAGAAGTAGAGAGTGAGTTTGTAAttctaaaagaagaagaagaacttgAAGATAAGCTAGAAGAAGGATTTGAAGAAGAGGTTCAAATAATGGCTAACGAACAAAGACAAGTAGCAACTGAAAGACAAATTGCTATGAAGGATTATGCTCGGCTTATAATTGGTAACACTGTTTCATACATAGTTCTAG TTAACATTAATTTGCCTTTGTTGGATATTATTAGAAGTATGCATGTTTATGCCAAGTTCTTCAAAGTGCTTAAATCCAACAAAAGGAGATATGAGATCAATGAGAAAGTCATAGTCTCTCAAACAGTATGTGTTGTTCTTCAACAACAATTAGACCCTAAGATGAAGGTTCCTAAGAGCTTCATTGTTGATATTACAATGAGGGATAAGAAATTTGTTAAAGCCATGTTGGATTTGAGAGCAAGCATCAACTTGATGTCATATTCAATATATGTACAACTTGGCTTAGGAGAATTGAAACCAACCACCATGTCTTTACAACTAGCTGATAGATCAATTAAGTATGCAAGAGACGTAGTGGAGGATTTTGTTGATTCAGTAG ATTCTCCCATTGAAAATcaaatagaaattattaatgaacCACCTAAATTTGAGCTTAAGGAGTTATCTAACAAACTTAAATATGTCTTCTTAGGAGAGGAAAATACATACACAGTAATTGTAGCTTCTGATCTTTGCCcttcaaaagaaaaggcaaCTAGTAAAGAGTTAAGGAGACTTAAGAAAGCCATTGGATAG